Proteins encoded together in one Megasphaera vaginalis (ex Bordigoni et al. 2020) window:
- a CDS encoding AAA family ATPase has translation MRKINLIPLLDYIDPAFCDYQEWLQVGMGLKEEGYDISDWKSWSAKDITRYHAGECTKKWATFTGHYNGSPVTGATIVNMAKENGWTVAPHLPDRAYGWDDEIIADEEVIIDKNWVEGREIEDPGDNWNPAKDLITYLELLYDSSDYVGYVTESWEQDGKFLPSKGKFKRTAGELIHALSECDGDIGAVLGDYNPDVGAWIRFNPLDGRGVRNENVTEFKYALVESDCMPIDKQNEIIRKLELPVTCMVYSGGKSVHAIVKVDAANYDEYRKRVDYLYNICRKNGLEIDVQNRNPSRLSRMPGVTRKDKKQFLVDTNIGKSSFAEWQTWIESINDNLPEPESLRDFWNNLPPLAPPLIENVLRKGHKMLLAGPSKSGKSFALIELVIAIAEGRKWLNWDCSQGRVLYVNLELDAASCLHRFKDVYTELGWEARSLSNIDIWNLRGKSLPMDKLAPKLIRRAVKQEYTAIIIDPIYKVITGDENSAEQMAHFCNQFDRIATELNCSVIYCHHHSKGAQGGKRAIDRASGSGVFGRDADALLDMIEIDAEQVGSSRSAWRIEGTLREYASFRPVNVWFDYPVHRIDDTGTLETIKLDVEMKLNEKGQRTRQKQRQSRIQNLEAAYNACLISGEVTVGDMAEYLDVSVKTVGRDIDSSETFRREQGKVFKNE, from the coding sequence ATGCGTAAAATCAACTTAATACCTTTATTGGACTACATCGACCCCGCCTTTTGCGATTATCAGGAATGGCTGCAGGTCGGAATGGGGCTTAAAGAAGAAGGCTACGACATTAGCGACTGGAAATCCTGGAGTGCCAAAGACATCACTCGTTATCACGCCGGAGAATGTACGAAGAAATGGGCAACGTTCACAGGACACTATAACGGAAGTCCCGTTACGGGAGCTACTATCGTAAACATGGCCAAAGAAAACGGCTGGACCGTCGCACCCCATTTACCCGATCGGGCGTATGGATGGGATGATGAAATCATTGCCGACGAAGAAGTCATTATCGATAAGAACTGGGTGGAAGGCCGAGAAATTGAAGACCCCGGCGATAATTGGAATCCCGCCAAAGATTTAATTACTTATTTAGAGCTTCTCTATGACAGTTCCGATTACGTCGGCTACGTGACTGAATCTTGGGAACAGGACGGGAAATTCTTGCCGTCTAAGGGAAAATTTAAGCGTACAGCAGGGGAGCTTATTCACGCCTTATCAGAGTGTGACGGCGATATCGGGGCCGTCCTGGGCGATTATAATCCCGACGTAGGCGCTTGGATTCGCTTTAACCCTTTAGACGGCCGAGGAGTCCGTAATGAGAACGTGACGGAGTTTAAATACGCTTTGGTTGAATCGGACTGTATGCCCATCGACAAGCAAAACGAAATCATCCGTAAACTGGAGCTTCCTGTTACGTGCATGGTTTACAGCGGTGGCAAATCTGTTCACGCCATCGTTAAAGTAGACGCTGCCAATTACGACGAGTATCGCAAACGGGTCGATTATCTTTACAACATATGTCGTAAAAACGGCCTTGAAATAGACGTTCAGAATCGAAATCCGAGCCGCCTCAGTCGTATGCCCGGCGTTACTCGTAAGGATAAAAAGCAGTTCCTGGTTGATACGAATATCGGTAAAAGCAGTTTCGCCGAGTGGCAGACATGGATCGAATCGATTAACGATAATCTACCGGAGCCTGAAAGCCTTCGGGACTTCTGGAATAATCTGCCGCCGTTAGCCCCGCCGCTTATCGAAAACGTACTTCGTAAGGGTCACAAAATGCTATTGGCAGGACCGTCTAAATCGGGTAAGTCCTTTGCCCTTATAGAACTTGTTATCGCCATTGCCGAAGGGCGTAAATGGCTGAATTGGGATTGCTCCCAGGGACGGGTCCTCTATGTGAACTTGGAGCTTGACGCAGCTTCTTGCCTACATCGATTTAAAGACGTATATACGGAGCTTGGTTGGGAAGCCCGCAGCCTTTCTAATATCGATATATGGAATCTTAGAGGAAAGTCCCTACCTATGGATAAGCTCGCTCCGAAACTTATCAGGCGAGCCGTTAAGCAAGAGTACACGGCGATTATCATCGACCCGATTTATAAAGTCATTACGGGCGATGAAAACAGTGCTGAACAAATGGCTCATTTTTGCAATCAGTTTGACCGTATAGCGACGGAACTTAATTGCTCGGTCATTTATTGTCATCATCACTCCAAAGGCGCTCAAGGCGGTAAGCGAGCCATTGACAGAGCCTCAGGCTCAGGTGTGTTCGGTCGGGATGCTGACGCACTGCTTGATATGATTGAGATTGATGCTGAACAAGTCGGGTCCTCTCGTTCGGCTTGGCGTATTGAAGGAACGCTTCGTGAGTACGCTTCATTCAGGCCGGTAAATGTGTGGTTCGATTATCCCGTTCACCGTATCGACGACACGGGAACGCTTGAGACGATTAAGCTAGACGTCGAGATGAAGCTCAACGAGAAAGGACAACGGACTCGGCAAAAGCAACGGCAGTCCCGAATTCAGAATCTTGAGGCGGCATATAATGCGTGTCTCATCTCGGGCGAGGTAACCGTAGGAGATATGGCTGAATATCTTGATGTGAGCGTTAAGACTGTCGGTCGAGATATCGATAGTAGCGAAACCTTCCGAAGAGAGCAAGGAAAGGTATTTAAGAATGAATAA
- a CDS encoding RusA family crossover junction endodeoxyribonuclease translates to MKLKFFLPMIIPSATHQEKKIMVVNGKPVVYEPQNVKDARQKFMAALAPYAPKAPFAGPVRLSTTWIYLATTAHPIKSWKTTKPDTDNLVKLLKDVMTDLGFWTDDALVACEEIQKFYLDKPGLYIEIEELTNG, encoded by the coding sequence ATGAAATTAAAGTTTTTCTTGCCGATGATAATCCCTTCGGCGACTCATCAAGAAAAGAAAATTATGGTAGTAAACGGTAAGCCTGTCGTGTATGAGCCTCAGAACGTAAAAGACGCCCGCCAGAAGTTTATGGCAGCCCTTGCCCCTTACGCTCCTAAAGCTCCGTTTGCGGGTCCTGTAAGGCTTTCGACGACGTGGATATATTTAGCGACTACTGCCCACCCTATAAAGAGCTGGAAAACAACAAAGCCCGATACGGACAATTTGGTGAAGCTCTTAAAAGACGTGATGACGGATTTGGGCTTTTGGACAGATGATGCTCTTGTCGCTTGTGAAGAAATTCAAAAATTTTACCTTGATAAGCCCGGACTTTATATCGAGATAGAGGAACTTACCAATGGCTAA